A single Cannabis sativa cultivar Pink pepper isolate KNU-18-1 chromosome 7, ASM2916894v1, whole genome shotgun sequence DNA region contains:
- the LOC115696498 gene encoding secreted RxLR effector protein 161-like, producing MIGGLLYLTTSRPDISFGVRLCARYQANPKQSHLSIVKQIFNHLAGTVNYGLWYTCDKNTTLVGYNDYDWAGCLDDRKSASGGCFFIGNNLVSWYSKKQQSISLSTVEAEYIVAGSCCTQLIWLNKMLTDYGYP from the coding sequence ATGATAGGCGGCTTACTGTATCTTACaactagtcgtcctgatatctcTTTCGGTGTCCGTCTATGTGCTAGGTATCAAGCCAACCCTAAACAGTCACATCTCTCTATAGTCAAACAAATTTTCAATCACCTTGCAGGGACTGTTAACTATGGTCTCTGGTATACATGTGATAAGAACACCACTTTGGTAGGATATAATGATTATGACTGGGCAGGATGTTTAGATGATAGGAAAAGTGCTTCAGGGGGTTGTTTTTTCATCGGTAATAATCTGGTCTCTTGGTATAGCAAAAAACAACAATCTATTTCCCTTTCTACTGTCGAGGCAGAATACATTGTCGCCGGTAGCTGTTGTACTCAGTTAATTTGGCTGAACAAAATGCTTACTGATTATGGATACCCATAA